From one Spiroplasma endosymbiont of Lasioglossum villosulum genomic stretch:
- the map gene encoding type I methionyl aminopeptidase has translation MVSIKSQSEIQNIKAASQVVALIHKELAKIIKVGITGKMLDKVVAQIIKENNAIPSFLNYHGFPATICVSVNEQLIHGIPNDKPFKMNDIVKIDVGAAVNGYHADAAFTMCVGGKPTPEQAKLINVTKESLNKAIAIIAPGVRIGDISNTIQTYVESEGFYLPTSYTGHGIGKKLHEDPAISNVGKPNTGIKLQSGMTICIEPMVQTTTDKILVLSDKWTVVAADKQQTAHFEHTILVTNDGCEVLTIFNENQKNNEECN, from the coding sequence ATGGTTAGCATTAAAAGTCAAAGTGAAATTCAAAATATCAAAGCCGCTAGTCAAGTTGTAGCACTTATTCATAAAGAGTTAGCAAAGATAATAAAAGTTGGAATAACTGGTAAAATGCTTGATAAAGTGGTAGCACAAATTATTAAAGAAAATAATGCTATACCTTCTTTTTTAAATTATCATGGTTTTCCTGCCACGATTTGTGTTTCAGTTAATGAACAATTAATTCACGGCATTCCTAATGATAAACCTTTTAAAATGAATGATATTGTGAAAATTGATGTTGGTGCTGCTGTTAATGGTTATCATGCAGATGCTGCCTTTACAATGTGTGTTGGTGGTAAACCAACACCAGAACAAGCAAAACTTATTAATGTGACTAAAGAGTCATTAAATAAAGCAATAGCAATTATTGCACCAGGAGTTAGAATTGGTGATATTAGTAACACCATTCAAACTTATGTAGAAAGCGAAGGCTTTTATTTACCAACATCATATACTGGGCATGGTATTGGTAAAAAACTCCACGAAGACCCAGCTATTTCTAATGTTGGTAAGCCCAACACCGGAATAAAATTGCAGTCAGGAATGACAATTTGTATTGAACCAATGGTTCAAACAACAACTGATAAAATTCTGGTTTTAAGTGATAAGTGAACAGTAGTTGCTGCTGATAAACAACAAACTGCTCACTTTGAACACACTATCCTAGTAACTAATGATGGATGTGAAGTA